The proteins below are encoded in one region of Microbacterium pygmaeum:
- a CDS encoding type II secretion system F family protein: protein MTFVWGAVLAAGVLLVVSPWVWPAGTAPRTPAPAGRVERLLEAAGMSRVPPFGVIAAAVASAGLCAALAWLLTQVGALAVVAAAVGALAPFAWLRSRRSRLVRTRRTLWPDLCDLLIASVRAGMSLPDAVAGLADSAPAPLRPPFAAFARDISASGHFDSSAARLKTALADPVGDRIIETLRMARQVGGTELTTVLRALAASVRADAALRAEVESRQSWIRGAAVLGVTAPWVILALLAMRPEGARAYSSAEGVALILAGAAVSFVAYRIMLRIGRLPEPRRWFG, encoded by the coding sequence ATGACGTTCGTCTGGGGCGCGGTACTCGCAGCCGGCGTGCTGCTGGTGGTCTCGCCATGGGTGTGGCCGGCGGGAACGGCGCCGAGGACGCCGGCGCCGGCCGGTCGCGTCGAGCGACTCCTCGAGGCGGCCGGGATGTCGCGGGTGCCGCCGTTCGGCGTGATCGCCGCGGCTGTCGCCTCCGCCGGCCTGTGCGCGGCCTTGGCGTGGCTGCTGACGCAGGTCGGCGCGCTCGCTGTGGTCGCCGCAGCGGTGGGCGCGCTCGCCCCGTTCGCCTGGCTGAGGTCGCGCCGATCCCGCCTGGTGCGCACTCGACGGACGCTGTGGCCGGATCTGTGCGATCTGCTGATCGCGTCGGTGCGGGCGGGGATGTCACTGCCGGACGCCGTGGCCGGTCTGGCCGACTCGGCGCCGGCGCCCCTTCGTCCGCCGTTCGCCGCGTTCGCCCGAGACATCTCAGCCTCGGGCCACTTCGACTCGAGCGCCGCCCGGTTGAAGACCGCCCTGGCCGACCCGGTGGGCGATCGCATCATCGAGACGCTGCGGATGGCGCGGCAGGTCGGCGGCACGGAGCTGACCACGGTGCTGCGGGCGCTGGCTGCCTCGGTGCGTGCAGATGCCGCGCTGCGGGCCGAAGTGGAGTCGCGCCAGTCGTGGATCCGCGGGGCTGCGGTCCTCGGGGTGACCGCGCCGTGGGTGATCCTCGCACTGCTCGCGATGCGTCCGGAGGGTGCGCGCGCGTACTCAAGCGCCGAGGGCGTCGCCCTCATCCTCGCCGGCGCGGCGGTGTCGTTCGTCGCGTACCGGATCATGCTGCGCATCGGCCGACTGCCCGAACCGCGGAGGTGGTTCGGGTGA
- a CDS encoding type II secretion system F family protein, whose amino-acid sequence MIAFGPTDLAYAVVLGTAFGLGMCLLLSLAPRWGAPSLSRRIAPYIRDITDPRGMTPDLRGPGVDIGTWWRGVQVRVSAAIGGSTSVQRRLQQAGWVMDAATFRGRQLAWAVVGVAVGGLAIVVLVLLGRATTAAVVLPPICGVIAALLCGAHLTAAARARVARIEEELPTVLEFLALCLSAGEGILDSLRRVSGAATGELTGELRVVVLAVGTGSTLAESLAHAARSLEIPAVTRSIDQIVAAIDRGAPLAHVLHSQALDAREDAKRGLIERAGRKEIYMLIPLVFLILPLSVLFAVFPGIFILRLGIG is encoded by the coding sequence GTGATCGCGTTCGGTCCGACGGATCTCGCCTACGCGGTCGTGCTCGGCACGGCGTTCGGTCTGGGGATGTGCCTGCTGCTGTCGCTCGCGCCGCGCTGGGGTGCGCCATCGCTGTCGCGCCGCATCGCCCCGTACATCCGCGACATCACGGATCCGCGCGGGATGACGCCCGACCTGCGTGGACCGGGGGTGGACATCGGCACGTGGTGGCGCGGCGTGCAGGTACGGGTGTCGGCGGCGATCGGCGGCTCCACGTCGGTGCAGCGCCGGCTGCAGCAGGCGGGGTGGGTGATGGATGCCGCGACCTTCCGTGGCCGCCAGCTCGCGTGGGCCGTGGTCGGTGTCGCCGTCGGAGGGCTGGCAATCGTCGTCCTGGTGCTTCTCGGCCGCGCGACGACGGCGGCCGTCGTGCTGCCGCCGATCTGCGGTGTCATCGCGGCACTGCTCTGCGGCGCACACCTCACAGCGGCGGCGCGGGCACGCGTGGCTCGGATCGAGGAGGAACTGCCGACGGTCCTGGAGTTCCTCGCGCTGTGCCTGTCTGCCGGGGAGGGCATCCTGGATTCACTCCGGCGAGTCAGCGGCGCCGCGACCGGCGAGCTCACCGGGGAACTGCGCGTCGTCGTCCTGGCGGTCGGGACCGGATCGACCCTCGCCGAATCACTCGCGCACGCTGCGCGCAGTCTGGAGATTCCCGCGGTGACGCGCAGCATCGACCAGATCGTCGCGGCGATCGACCGCGGCGCCCCGCTCGCGCATGTCCTCCACTCTCAGGCGCTGGATGCGCGCGAGGACGCGAAGCGAGGACTGATCGAGCGCGCCGGGCGCAAGGAGATCTACATGCTGATCCCGCTGGTCTTCCTGATCCTGCCGCTCTCGGTGCTGTTCGCGGTGTTCCCCGGGATCTTCATTCTTCGACTCGGAATCGGCTGA
- a CDS encoding TadE family protein, producing MRVGLAREEPRPRRVLAEEHGSSPVEFVLVGMLLSVLTLAVLQFGLTVYVRNVVHDAAVEGAYHAALADTSLGDGIERTRQIVARTVGADYAADVQAAERDDLGERTVHVTVRATLPLAGLLGLPRMMEVSADAPIESFD from the coding sequence GTGCGCGTCGGGCTCGCACGCGAGGAACCGCGGCCGCGCCGCGTCCTCGCCGAGGAGCACGGCTCCAGCCCGGTCGAATTCGTGCTCGTCGGGATGCTCCTGAGCGTCCTGACGCTCGCGGTGCTGCAGTTCGGCCTGACGGTCTACGTGCGCAACGTCGTGCACGACGCGGCAGTCGAGGGCGCCTACCACGCAGCCCTTGCGGACACCTCGCTCGGCGACGGTATCGAGCGAACCCGGCAGATCGTCGCGCGCACGGTCGGCGCCGACTACGCCGCAGACGTGCAGGCTGCCGAGCGGGACGATCTCGGTGAGCGGACGGTGCATGTCACCGTCCGCGCGACCCTGCCGCTGGCCGGCCTGCTCGGACTGCCGCGCATGATGGAGGTGAGTGCGGATGCTCCGATCGAGAGCTTCGACTGA
- a CDS encoding TadE family protein, with protein MLRSRASTERRSSSVSAAVGDDAGSAALEFILVGLLLLVPLVYLIVTMGLIQGQSLGAEAGARHIARAVSAASGTAAAQDAADRIARSVVDEYGLDADAVQVSMQCRPAGATCPQAGATVIVTVRTTVALPLVPPVLGIESLASIPLEASSVQKVSRFWVGG; from the coding sequence ATGCTCCGATCGAGAGCTTCGACTGAGCGTCGCTCGAGCTCGGTCAGCGCCGCGGTTGGCGATGACGCCGGCTCGGCGGCGCTCGAGTTCATCCTCGTCGGGCTGCTGCTGCTCGTGCCTCTGGTGTACCTCATCGTGACGATGGGTCTGATCCAGGGGCAGTCGCTCGGTGCGGAGGCAGGTGCGCGCCACATCGCCCGCGCGGTGTCCGCGGCATCCGGTACCGCCGCTGCTCAGGATGCAGCCGACCGCATCGCCCGATCGGTCGTGGACGAGTACGGACTCGACGCCGATGCCGTGCAGGTGTCCATGCAGTGTCGCCCAGCAGGGGCGACCTGCCCGCAGGCCGGGGCGACTGTGATCGTCACCGTCCGCACCACGGTCGCGCTGCCCCTGGTTCCGCCGGTCCTCGGCATCGAGAGCCTGGCGAGCATCCCGCTGGAGGCTTCTTCCGTGCAGAAGGTCTCACGATTCTGGGTCGGCGGATGA
- a CDS encoding pilus assembly protein TadG-related protein produces MTSTCAQSPLGRDEVGSILILTLGYALLAIAVILVCVDATSLYLAQKRLDAIADAAALAGADGFTLVLDATGEPRADLTASDVRTQADAIVAGVGAGAVLVDADTPDGTSARVTVASTWHPPIIALFVPDGVALEATATSRTALR; encoded by the coding sequence ATGACATCGACGTGCGCGCAGTCGCCGCTCGGCCGCGACGAGGTGGGCAGTATCCTCATCCTCACCCTCGGGTACGCCCTGCTCGCGATCGCGGTCATCCTCGTCTGCGTGGACGCGACGAGCCTCTATCTCGCGCAGAAGCGGCTGGATGCGATCGCGGATGCCGCGGCGCTGGCCGGTGCGGATGGTTTCACCCTCGTGCTCGACGCGACGGGGGAGCCGCGTGCCGACCTCACCGCATCCGATGTCCGCACCCAGGCCGACGCGATCGTCGCGGGTGTCGGGGCGGGGGCGGTGCTCGTGGATGCCGACACGCCCGACGGCACGTCGGCGCGGGTGACGGTCGCCTCGACGTGGCATCCGCCGATCATCGCGCTGTTCGTCCCGGACGGCGTCGCGCTGGAGGCGACGGCGACCAGCCGGACGGCGCTGCGCTGA
- a CDS encoding ABC transporter substrate-binding protein — protein MMFRTRTPIVAALAAASLLVLAGCSSSSAPAGDAYDPDEEVTLDFAWWGNDDRATRYTDLIAKFNEEYPNITINTTFTDFPSYWEQRQVEAASGNLPDVFQFSDSYLRQYGQTGNILDLNTVTDYVDFSTFDDALLGTGRLDDKQYSLPTGFSVWANFVNDDLVAAAGLELPEGGTSYEEFDDWMASVTDATGGAPYGGTDYTQRIQVFELQLREAGKSLYTEDGELGFTEDELADFWESGAAIRDGVTIPQQQLEEISPISGFGAGRTASEMSWSNFLGGYLADSGASSISIVAPPTNDPKAKDLYRQGGLQVAISEKTEHPEAAAIFLNYVVNSPEAGEIFGTTLGFPASSSKLAGATLEGADAQVADYIESVEDRIGDTPPPAVVGYGSLEQKFWDLGKELGLGTKTVDEAVTEFFSEAQVILG, from the coding sequence ATGATGTTCCGCACGCGCACCCCGATCGTGGCGGCCCTCGCCGCCGCATCGCTGCTGGTCCTGGCCGGCTGCAGTTCCTCGAGCGCCCCCGCCGGCGACGCTTACGACCCGGATGAAGAGGTCACGCTGGACTTCGCGTGGTGGGGCAACGACGATCGCGCGACCCGATACACGGATCTGATCGCGAAGTTCAACGAGGAATACCCCAACATCACGATCAACACGACCTTCACCGACTTCCCGAGCTACTGGGAGCAGCGTCAGGTCGAGGCGGCGAGCGGGAACCTGCCGGACGTGTTCCAGTTCTCCGACAGCTACCTGCGCCAGTACGGGCAGACCGGCAACATCCTGGACCTGAACACCGTCACGGACTACGTCGACTTCTCGACCTTCGACGACGCGCTGCTGGGCACGGGTCGCCTCGATGACAAGCAGTACTCGCTGCCGACCGGCTTCAGCGTCTGGGCGAACTTCGTCAACGACGACCTCGTCGCGGCGGCAGGTCTCGAGCTGCCCGAGGGCGGCACGTCCTACGAGGAGTTCGACGACTGGATGGCCAGCGTCACCGACGCCACCGGCGGCGCGCCCTACGGCGGTACCGACTACACCCAGCGCATCCAGGTCTTCGAACTGCAGCTGCGCGAGGCGGGCAAGAGCCTGTACACCGAAGACGGCGAGCTCGGCTTCACCGAGGATGAACTGGCCGACTTCTGGGAGTCCGGTGCCGCCATCCGCGACGGCGTGACCATCCCGCAGCAGCAGCTCGAGGAGATCAGCCCGATCTCCGGCTTCGGCGCCGGCCGCACCGCCAGCGAGATGAGCTGGAGCAACTTCCTCGGCGGGTACCTGGCCGATTCGGGTGCCTCCTCGATCTCCATCGTCGCGCCGCCGACGAACGACCCCAAGGCGAAGGACCTGTATCGCCAGGGCGGTCTGCAGGTGGCCATCTCGGAGAAGACCGAACACCCCGAGGCAGCCGCGATCTTCCTGAACTACGTGGTCAACAGCCCCGAAGCCGGCGAGATCTTCGGCACGACGCTGGGCTTCCCGGCCTCCAGCAGCAAACTGGCCGGTGCGACGCTCGAGGGCGCCGACGCCCAGGTCGCGGACTACATCGAGTCGGTCGAAGACCGCATCGGCGACACCCCGCCGCCGGCCGTCGTGGGCTACGGGTCGCTCGAGCAGAAGTTCTGGGACCTCGGCAAGGAACTCGGCCTCGGCACCAAGACGGTCGATGAGGCGGTCACCGAGTTCTTCAGCGAGGCGCAGGTCATCCTCGGCTGA
- a CDS encoding MFS transporter yields MTLQTNVDAVTDRASDILWRFAPMIYGPTVLFALGEGAVIPLIPIIAAQLGADVATAALVASALVVGQLCGNIPAGWAVARVGERLTMAFAGVLSIGGVLGMVFAPQLGVFAASVFLIGFCAAAFGLARHSFMTTRVPIAFRARALSLLGGSFRLGMFVGPFIAAGLLALFGDEHAAIWFFGGCLVATILLVLLGPDPERAVDAADSPGPAARPAAFVEDSGESVTGSIPTAERVGVFRTMWRYRRVLSRLGLAAATLSAIRSARQVVLPLWGFSIGLDAGTIALVVGVSGAIDFALFYASGQVMDRFGRLWAALPAMILMGAGFLALAFTHDLVNAAMWFAMFAAVLGVGNGLSSGILLTLGADVAPPADPAPFLGSWRTLTDAGGAISPLLVSAITAVSSLAIATGAVGVIGLVGALAFVRWVPMFVPRARD; encoded by the coding sequence ATGACACTCCAGACTAACGTGGATGCAGTGACCGACCGCGCCTCCGACATCCTCTGGCGCTTCGCTCCGATGATCTACGGGCCCACCGTCCTCTTCGCCCTGGGCGAGGGTGCGGTGATCCCGCTGATCCCGATCATCGCCGCACAACTCGGTGCGGACGTCGCCACAGCGGCGCTCGTCGCCTCCGCGCTGGTCGTCGGGCAGCTGTGCGGCAACATTCCCGCCGGATGGGCCGTCGCCCGCGTCGGCGAACGCCTGACGATGGCATTCGCGGGCGTGCTCTCGATCGGCGGCGTGCTCGGGATGGTCTTCGCTCCGCAGCTCGGCGTGTTCGCGGCATCCGTCTTCCTCATCGGCTTCTGCGCCGCTGCCTTCGGCCTGGCACGCCACTCCTTCATGACGACCCGCGTGCCGATCGCGTTCCGTGCGCGGGCGCTGTCGCTGCTGGGCGGCTCGTTCCGCCTCGGAATGTTCGTCGGCCCGTTCATCGCGGCCGGTCTCCTGGCGCTGTTCGGGGACGAGCACGCCGCGATCTGGTTCTTCGGAGGATGCCTGGTCGCCACGATCCTCCTCGTCCTCCTCGGCCCCGATCCGGAGCGCGCGGTCGACGCCGCCGACTCCCCCGGGCCTGCCGCCCGACCCGCGGCGTTCGTCGAGGACAGCGGAGAATCGGTGACCGGCTCGATCCCCACCGCCGAGCGCGTCGGCGTCTTCCGCACGATGTGGCGCTACCGCCGGGTGCTCTCGCGCCTCGGGCTGGCCGCGGCCACGCTGTCGGCGATCCGCTCGGCGCGCCAGGTCGTCCTCCCGCTCTGGGGCTTTTCGATCGGACTGGATGCGGGGACGATCGCGCTGGTGGTCGGCGTGTCCGGCGCGATCGACTTCGCGCTGTTCTACGCGAGCGGGCAGGTCATGGATCGGTTCGGTCGCCTCTGGGCGGCGTTGCCGGCGATGATCCTGATGGGCGCCGGCTTCCTCGCGCTGGCTTTCACCCACGACCTGGTCAATGCGGCGATGTGGTTCGCGATGTTCGCCGCAGTCCTGGGCGTCGGAAACGGACTCTCCAGCGGGATCCTGCTCACCCTGGGCGCCGACGTGGCTCCGCCTGCCGATCCGGCGCCGTTCCTCGGCTCGTGGCGGACGCTCACCGACGCGGGCGGTGCGATCTCTCCCCTGCTCGTCTCGGCGATCACGGCGGTGTCCTCGCTCGCGATCGCGACGGGGGCGGTCGGGGTCATCGGGCTCGTGGGCGCGCTGGCGTTCGTGCGCTGGGTGCCGATGTTCGTGCCGCGCGCGCGGGACTGA
- the prfB gene encoding peptide chain release factor 2, which translates to MLDFDLSADIQALRSTFADIKTVVDVDALTTEIARLSDEAGAPDLWDDTEKAQKVTSALSHRQSELARISGIDRRLDDLEVMVELANEMDDEDAAEEARHELAELEDIVGQLEVQTLLDGEYDNRPAVITIRAGAGGVDASDFAEMLLRMYLRWAEQHKYPVTIMDSSYAEEAGIKSATFEVDAPYAFGTLSVEAGTHRLVRMSPFNSAGKRQTSFAAVEVIPLLDEAVEVDIPESDLRVDVFRSSGPGGQSVNTTDSAVRLTHLPTGTVVSMQNEKSQIQNRAAAMRVLQSRLLILQKEQEAAIKKDLAGVITASWGDQMRSYVLAPYQMVKDLRTDYEVNNPAAVFDGDLDGFIAAGIKWRKRPSED; encoded by the coding sequence ATGCTCGATTTCGATCTTTCCGCCGATATCCAGGCGCTGCGCTCCACGTTCGCCGACATCAAGACCGTGGTCGACGTCGACGCGCTCACCACCGAGATCGCCCGGCTCAGCGATGAGGCCGGGGCGCCCGACCTCTGGGACGACACCGAGAAGGCGCAGAAGGTCACCAGCGCACTGAGCCACCGGCAGTCCGAGCTGGCGCGCATCTCGGGCATCGACCGCCGGCTCGACGACCTCGAGGTCATGGTGGAGCTGGCCAATGAGATGGACGACGAGGATGCGGCCGAAGAGGCCCGGCACGAGCTCGCTGAGCTCGAGGACATCGTCGGGCAGCTGGAGGTGCAGACCCTGCTGGACGGCGAGTACGACAACCGACCGGCCGTCATCACGATCCGTGCCGGCGCGGGTGGGGTGGATGCCTCCGACTTCGCCGAGATGCTGCTGCGGATGTACCTGCGATGGGCCGAGCAGCACAAGTATCCGGTCACGATCATGGACTCGTCCTACGCGGAAGAGGCCGGGATCAAGTCGGCGACCTTCGAGGTCGACGCGCCCTACGCCTTCGGCACGCTGAGTGTCGAGGCCGGTACCCACCGCCTGGTGCGGATGAGTCCGTTCAACTCCGCCGGCAAGCGTCAGACGTCGTTCGCCGCGGTCGAGGTCATCCCGCTGCTGGACGAGGCCGTCGAGGTCGACATCCCGGAATCCGACCTGCGAGTGGACGTCTTCCGCTCATCGGGCCCCGGTGGTCAGTCCGTCAACACCACGGACTCGGCCGTGCGCCTGACGCACCTGCCGACCGGCACCGTCGTGTCGATGCAGAACGAGAAGTCCCAGATCCAGAACCGTGCGGCGGCCATGCGCGTGCTGCAGTCACGTCTCCTGATCCTCCAGAAGGAGCAGGAAGCGGCGATCAAGAAGGACCTCGCCGGTGTCATCACGGCGAGCTGGGGCGACCAGATGCGTTCGTACGTGCTCGCGCCGTACCAGATGGTCAAGGACCTGCGCACCGACTACGAGGTCAACAACCCGGCGGCCGTCTTCGACGGCGACCTCGACGGCTTCATCGCCGCCGGCATCAAGTGGCGCAAGCGCCCATCCGAGGACTGA
- a CDS encoding GNAT family N-acetyltransferase, with protein sequence MSLRLVELDADILPAVIAIPPAIGEKANVAPVLHSIAEAYVTPSAWPRAILDDEVVVGFVMANWDPGNEIPAFRGGIWRLNVADEAKGRGVGRFAVQEVAAEARRRGYERITVMWEQAADGPEGFYLKLGFRPEGEMFGEIVGVLEL encoded by the coding sequence ATGAGCCTGCGCCTCGTCGAACTCGATGCCGACATCCTGCCCGCAGTCATTGCGATTCCGCCCGCCATCGGCGAAAAGGCGAACGTCGCGCCGGTGCTGCATTCGATCGCCGAGGCGTATGTCACGCCGAGCGCGTGGCCACGGGCCATCCTCGACGACGAGGTCGTCGTCGGGTTCGTGATGGCCAACTGGGATCCCGGCAACGAGATCCCGGCGTTCCGCGGCGGAATCTGGCGCCTCAACGTCGCGGACGAGGCCAAAGGTCGCGGCGTGGGCCGATTCGCAGTTCAAGAGGTTGCCGCCGAGGCGCGCCGTCGCGGCTACGAACGCATCACCGTCATGTGGGAGCAGGCCGCCGACGGCCCGGAAGGCTTCTACCTGAAGCTCGGGTTCCGTCCGGAGGGCGAGATGTTCGGGGAGATCGTCGGCGTACTCGAGCTCTGA
- the ftsE gene encoding cell division ATP-binding protein FtsE, whose translation MIRFENVTKRYRGTARPALSTVDFEVLRGEFVFLVGASGSGKSSCLRLILREETPSDGRVVVLGRDLRSLSNRKVPYFRRHVGAVFQDFRLLPNKTVFQNVAFTLQVIGSSRGFIQQAVPEVLALVGLAGKEKRFPHELSGGEQQRVAIARALVNRPQVLLADEPTGNLDPATSVDIMQLLARINAGGTTVVMATHEAGFVDQMQRRVIELVDGEMVRDERHGGYGDTSNIPSLAPQPEIGAASVAALTAVLEVQREVALATAPRPELEDAVQDAVAAATTTVAAAETAVAEVPEAPPSAAPVDIVEATAPVEADVVAVVEVAEPAPAPARAPEEKPVLQPAASVPRTAPVPVIDIPEVEVAELGLADRLGLGRGEKNSDDEVGPTS comes from the coding sequence ATGATCCGGTTCGAAAACGTCACGAAACGCTACCGCGGCACCGCGAGACCCGCCCTCAGCACGGTCGACTTCGAGGTGCTGCGCGGGGAGTTCGTCTTCCTCGTCGGTGCCTCTGGTTCGGGCAAGTCCTCGTGCCTGCGGCTCATCCTCCGCGAGGAGACCCCCAGCGACGGTCGAGTAGTGGTCCTCGGCCGCGACCTGCGGAGCCTCTCCAATCGCAAAGTGCCCTACTTCCGGCGTCATGTCGGCGCCGTGTTCCAGGATTTCCGACTGCTGCCGAACAAGACCGTCTTCCAGAACGTAGCCTTCACGCTCCAGGTGATCGGGTCATCGCGAGGATTCATCCAGCAGGCGGTGCCCGAGGTGCTGGCACTGGTCGGGCTCGCCGGCAAGGAGAAGCGGTTCCCGCACGAGCTCTCCGGTGGTGAGCAGCAGCGCGTCGCGATCGCGCGCGCGCTCGTGAACCGCCCGCAGGTGCTGCTGGCCGACGAGCCGACCGGAAACCTCGACCCCGCGACATCGGTGGACATCATGCAGCTGCTCGCCCGCATCAACGCCGGCGGCACCACCGTGGTGATGGCCACCCACGAGGCGGGATTCGTCGACCAGATGCAGCGGCGCGTGATCGAGCTGGTGGACGGCGAGATGGTTCGCGACGAGCGCCACGGCGGCTACGGAGACACGTCGAACATCCCGAGCCTGGCTCCGCAGCCCGAGATCGGAGCCGCGTCCGTCGCCGCCCTGACCGCGGTGCTCGAGGTCCAGCGCGAGGTCGCGCTCGCGACGGCGCCGCGACCCGAGCTCGAAGACGCGGTACAGGATGCGGTCGCGGCAGCGACCACCACGGTTGCCGCAGCCGAGACCGCGGTCGCGGAGGTCCCCGAGGCACCGCCCTCCGCCGCCCCCGTCGACATCGTCGAGGCGACCGCGCCGGTCGAAGCCGACGTCGTCGCCGTCGTCGAGGTCGCCGAACCCGCGCCGGCTCCGGCACGCGCGCCGGAGGAGAAGCCGGTACTGCAGCCCGCGGCATCCGTTCCTCGCACCGCACCGGTGCCGGTCATCGACATCCCCGAGGTCGAGGTGGCCGAGCTCGGCCTGGCCGATCGGCTCGGCCTCGGACGCGGCGAGAAGAACAGCGACGACGAAGTGGGTCCGACATCATGA
- the ftsX gene encoding permease-like cell division protein FtsX, translated as MRAGLVLSEALSGLRRNASMVISVVLVTFVSLTFVGAAILMQMQIGQMKDYWADRAQVAVYMCTSISQAPTCVDGVATQDQLDEVSAKLDGPAIAPLIRDLRFETRDEAYANAIELLGDDYASVITPEQLNETYWINLVDQSQSDVIVEAFSGQAGVEEVKDQLQYLEPLFSALTVATYIAVGIAALMLVAAVLLIATTIRLSAYARRREVGIMRLVGASNRFIQTPFILEGVFAALLGSILAGGAVLAGVHFGVNQYLRQRIEFVTSWVSISDAWIVIPILILIGALLAALSAGFAIRRWLRA; from the coding sequence ATGAGGGCCGGACTCGTTCTCTCCGAAGCGCTGTCGGGACTCCGCCGCAACGCGTCGATGGTCATCTCGGTGGTCCTGGTCACCTTCGTCTCGCTGACCTTCGTCGGCGCCGCCATCTTGATGCAGATGCAGATCGGCCAGATGAAGGACTACTGGGCCGACCGTGCCCAGGTCGCCGTCTACATGTGCACATCGATCTCGCAGGCGCCCACCTGCGTCGATGGTGTCGCCACCCAGGACCAGCTGGATGAGGTCAGTGCCAAGCTCGACGGTCCGGCGATCGCGCCGCTGATCCGCGACCTGCGTTTCGAGACCCGCGACGAGGCGTATGCGAACGCGATCGAGCTGCTCGGCGACGACTACGCCAGTGTGATCACGCCGGAGCAGCTGAACGAGACCTACTGGATCAACCTCGTCGATCAGAGCCAGTCCGATGTGATCGTCGAAGCCTTCAGTGGGCAGGCGGGCGTGGAGGAAGTCAAGGATCAGCTGCAGTATCTCGAGCCGCTGTTCTCCGCCCTGACCGTCGCGACCTACATCGCCGTCGGTATCGCGGCGCTCATGCTCGTGGCGGCGGTGCTGCTGATCGCGACCACGATCCGCCTTTCGGCCTATGCCCGACGGCGCGAGGTCGGCATCATGCGGCTCGTCGGTGCGTCCAACCGGTTCATCCAGACACCCTTCATCCTCGAAGGCGTGTTCGCTGCGCTCCTGGGATCGATCCTCGCCGGTGGCGCAGTGCTGGCCGGTGTGCACTTCGGCGTGAACCAGTATCTGCGACAGCGGATCGAGTTCGTCACGAGCTGGGTGTCGATCTCGGACGCCTGGATCGTGATCCCCATCCTCATCCTGATCGGCGCGCTGCTGGCCGCATTGTCGGCCGGGTTCGCGATCCGGCGGTGGCTGCGCGCCTGA
- the smpB gene encoding SsrA-binding protein SmpB produces MPKERGEKVVATNRRARHEYNIEKSYEAGLVLTGTEVKSLRQGRANLSDGYAYIDGGEAWLDAVHIPEYSQGHWTNHATKRTRKLLLHKDEIIKLSHAVSAGGYTLVPLKLYFSDGRAKVEIAIAKGKHEWDKRQTLRERQDKREAERAMRSKNRLGD; encoded by the coding sequence ATGCCCAAGGAACGCGGGGAGAAGGTCGTCGCGACCAATCGTCGCGCCCGCCACGAGTACAACATCGAGAAATCGTACGAGGCCGGTCTGGTGCTCACGGGCACCGAGGTCAAGTCGTTGCGCCAGGGGCGCGCGAACCTGTCCGACGGCTACGCCTACATCGACGGCGGCGAGGCGTGGCTGGACGCCGTGCACATCCCCGAGTACTCGCAGGGTCACTGGACCAACCACGCTACGAAGCGCACCCGCAAGCTGCTCCTGCACAAGGACGAGATCATCAAGCTCTCCCATGCGGTCTCCGCCGGTGGCTACACCCTGGTCCCGCTGAAGCTCTACTTCTCGGACGGGAGGGCGAAGGTCGAGATCGCGATCGCCAAGGGCAAGCACGAGTGGGACAAGCGCCAGACGCTGCGCGAGCGGCAGGACAAGCGCGAAGCCGAGCGTGCGATGCGCTCGAAGAACCGCCTCGGCGACTGA